In Nocardia asteroides, a single genomic region encodes these proteins:
- a CDS encoding type IV secretory system conjugative DNA transfer family protein produces MTTDQSNSTLTANSLVWQQVFWPAPLSEAAAFAILRHWSAQVHAPQLILETRAEADGIEYLIGSQLRHAQHARAAIEQLVKGSVLVSYPEDRPPVTTARKLKLSSPRSIEPPDAVASTRSILHALTAVRRGERLVIQQVLGPRWHPRLMPAELPDFDQSLASRVLHGTRPEKRADARQAIAHKIGQHGFMSTLRVGVHARDAERRRTLLLGLAAAMNTVEAPGVYLRTQPEHASKLNRPRGSWSFFTRAQQVTVIETARLSGWPISDRDQEFPGQPPRHPKPIRPSAAVQSGTRVIAMANAPGATGPIGYNVPDALRHTWILGPSGVGKSTLLLNLIVQDMQAGRPVVVIEPKDLVADILERIPDERRADVVVLDPLDRAPVGINPLDRSHSVGGIGTTPEVVADSLFGTFHSLYGDKLGPRTSDILRNCFEVLARRDDASLVMLPLLLSNPGFRRSLTQHVIRDDPFAAGPFWAWFDGLSPEAAATIVAPLSNKLRPLLSSNLRNVLAQRKPKFDVRQVLTDRKVLLVPLQKGVVGPEAAQLLAAVVLAELWQAIRERAGTPEAEREPLMVYIDEVQEYLNLPTDLDDALATARSLKAGFHLAHQFESQLPKRMLDAFRNNARSRICFQLGADDAKSMAAGQSALTAEDFGALPAHTVYARLIRDNTPQLWASGVTAAPPPITSDPAEIRRLSREQYGQPLDEIEAGFAELLHPSGQAGQGDMARHGRRARRQ; encoded by the coding sequence ATGACGACTGATCAATCGAACTCGACTCTCACCGCGAACTCTCTGGTGTGGCAGCAGGTCTTCTGGCCCGCTCCGCTCTCGGAAGCCGCCGCGTTCGCCATCCTGCGGCACTGGAGCGCTCAGGTACACGCCCCGCAGCTGATTCTCGAAACACGCGCCGAAGCCGACGGCATCGAGTACTTGATCGGCAGCCAGCTGCGCCACGCCCAGCACGCCCGTGCCGCCATCGAGCAACTGGTGAAGGGCAGCGTGTTGGTGAGCTACCCAGAGGATCGCCCGCCGGTGACAACGGCGCGCAAGCTCAAGCTCTCCTCGCCACGGTCGATCGAACCGCCCGACGCTGTGGCCTCGACCCGTTCCATCCTGCATGCACTGACAGCGGTGCGCCGGGGTGAGCGGCTGGTGATTCAACAGGTACTCGGTCCACGCTGGCATCCGCGCCTGATGCCCGCCGAGCTGCCGGACTTCGACCAGTCGCTCGCGTCTCGGGTACTACACGGCACGCGGCCGGAGAAGCGGGCCGATGCCCGGCAGGCAATAGCGCACAAGATCGGTCAGCACGGCTTCATGAGCACGCTGCGCGTCGGGGTGCATGCGAGGGATGCCGAGCGGCGGCGCACGCTGCTGCTCGGCTTGGCCGCCGCCATGAACACCGTCGAAGCCCCTGGCGTCTACCTGCGCACCCAGCCGGAACATGCGAGCAAGCTGAACCGGCCGCGCGGCTCCTGGTCATTCTTCACCCGCGCTCAGCAGGTGACAGTGATCGAAACTGCCCGCCTCAGCGGCTGGCCGATCAGCGACCGCGATCAGGAATTCCCCGGCCAGCCGCCGCGTCACCCGAAGCCGATTCGCCCGTCCGCCGCCGTGCAGTCCGGCACACGGGTCATTGCGATGGCGAACGCGCCCGGCGCCACGGGGCCGATCGGCTACAACGTGCCCGATGCTTTGCGGCACACCTGGATCCTCGGCCCGTCAGGGGTGGGCAAGTCGACGCTGCTGCTCAACCTGATCGTCCAGGACATGCAGGCCGGGCGGCCGGTGGTAGTCATTGAGCCGAAGGATCTGGTGGCCGACATCCTCGAACGCATCCCGGATGAGCGGCGCGCCGATGTGGTGGTGCTCGACCCACTCGATCGTGCGCCGGTGGGCATCAATCCGCTGGATCGCTCACACAGCGTCGGCGGGATCGGCACCACGCCGGAGGTGGTGGCCGACAGCTTGTTTGGCACCTTCCACTCCCTCTACGGTGACAAGCTCGGCCCGCGCACCAGCGACATCCTGCGCAACTGCTTCGAGGTGCTCGCCCGGCGTGACGACGCGAGCCTTGTCATGCTGCCGCTGCTGCTCAGCAATCCCGGTTTCCGGCGCTCGCTGACTCAGCACGTCATTCGCGATGATCCGTTCGCCGCAGGCCCGTTCTGGGCGTGGTTCGACGGACTGTCGCCGGAAGCGGCGGCCACCATCGTGGCCCCGCTGAGCAACAAGCTCCGGCCGCTGCTGAGTTCGAATCTGCGCAACGTGCTGGCGCAGCGCAAGCCGAAGTTCGACGTGCGGCAAGTCCTGACCGACCGAAAAGTCCTGCTGGTGCCGCTCCAGAAGGGAGTCGTCGGGCCGGAAGCGGCGCAGCTACTGGCAGCGGTCGTGCTGGCCGAGCTGTGGCAGGCCATCCGCGAACGCGCCGGAACGCCGGAAGCCGAACGCGAGCCCCTGATGGTCTACATCGACGAGGTGCAGGAATACCTCAACCTGCCGACGGATCTGGACGATGCGCTGGCGACCGCCCGCAGTCTCAAGGCTGGGTTCCATCTGGCGCACCAGTTCGAAAGTCAGCTGCCGAAGCGGATGCTGGATGCCTTCCGCAACAACGCCCGCTCGCGGATCTGCTTCCAGCTGGGAGCCGACGACGCCAAGTCGATGGCAGCGGGGCAATCGGCGCTCACCGCCGAGGACTTCGGTGCCCTTCCTGCCCATACCGTCTATGCCCGGTTGATCCGCGACAACACCCCGCAGCTCTGGGCCTCGGGAGTGACGGCCGCGCCGCCGCCGATCACCAGCGACCCGGCCGAAATCCGCCGACTCAGCCGCGAGCAGTACGGACAGCCCCTGGACGAGATCGAAGCCGGATTCGCCGAACTCCTCCACCCGAGCGGACAGGCCGGACAAGGTGATATGGCCCGTCACGGCCGGAGAGCGAGGCGACAATGA
- a CDS encoding replication-relaxation family protein — translation MTGPREVKAEAGEDRFASRFPATHAPSSSLVNPSASAFAPANDGGHPATTHPHRVGKHQLRQLSAQLGERDWAILRSVAEHHFLTVTQICALHFHDLSPSSRLRRTQRVLGRLRTAGVLGTLTRRIGGMQAGSHGLVHYVAAAGERLLRLESGAPVRQRWHEPSARFAAHHVAVADLRIELETAHRDGALELVRREVEPVAWRRYTGLGGVLVTLKPDAYFETAVPPGSDFVDAWLVEVDLGHETIPTLIKKCHEYEQYRRQGIEQEDGGFPLVIWSLTHTDAAKADRRRTALHEAIAADRQLDPAMFRVTAPEHTQPLMQKGAAL, via the coding sequence ATGACGGGGCCACGAGAAGTGAAAGCCGAAGCCGGAGAGGACCGTTTCGCCAGCCGTTTCCCCGCGACCCATGCCCCATCATCCTCGCTGGTCAATCCATCCGCTTCCGCTTTTGCGCCCGCTAATGATGGTGGCCATCCGGCCACCACACACCCCCACCGGGTCGGCAAGCACCAGTTGCGCCAGCTGAGCGCGCAGCTCGGCGAACGGGACTGGGCCATCCTGCGTTCGGTGGCCGAACACCACTTCTTGACCGTCACGCAGATCTGCGCGCTGCACTTCCACGACCTCAGCCCATCCTCACGATTGCGCCGGACGCAACGAGTGCTCGGCCGACTGCGAACTGCCGGGGTGCTGGGCACGCTGACGCGGCGCATCGGCGGTATGCAGGCAGGCAGTCACGGACTGGTGCACTACGTCGCTGCTGCTGGGGAACGGCTGCTACGGCTCGAATCCGGTGCGCCGGTACGCCAACGCTGGCACGAACCCTCGGCCCGCTTCGCCGCCCACCACGTCGCCGTCGCCGATCTACGCATTGAGCTGGAAACCGCTCATCGGGATGGAGCACTTGAGCTGGTGCGGCGCGAGGTGGAACCGGTGGCATGGCGCCGCTATACCGGCCTCGGCGGCGTACTGGTCACGCTCAAGCCTGACGCCTACTTCGAAACCGCTGTGCCACCGGGCAGCGACTTCGTCGACGCCTGGCTCGTGGAAGTCGATCTCGGCCACGAAACGATCCCCACCCTGATCAAGAAGTGCCACGAGTACGAGCAGTACCGCCGCCAAGGCATCGAACAAGAAGACGGCGGCTTCCCGCTGGTGATCTGGAGCCTGACCCACACCGACGCCGCCAAGGCCGACCGTCGCCGAACCGCGCTTCACGAGGCCATCGCTGCCGATCGTCAGCTCGATCCCGCCATGTTCCGCGTCACCGCCCCCGAACACACACAGCCACTCATGCAGAAAGGAGCTGCCCTATGA
- a CDS encoding DNA-methyltransferase: MTHTIHHQSRRELQRNAIRVGDALDQLRQLPDSTIDQVVTSPPYFRLRDYAADEQIGLEQHVDEWAERLAVVSAEVHRVLVPTGTYWLNLGDTYSLHPSQGASRKNLLMAPERLALRLQHDGWIIRNKIIWAKTNPMPISVRDRLACTYEVIYVLAKQHAYFFDLDAIRQPHKTRPTTPRPKRQAREEDWRGPNSDSSTGLDGLKARGLAGHPLGKNPGDVWQLATANHRGDHHAMFPLTLASRMIAAGCPEARCTRCRLPWRRRLIRALGGVATRTALAPTCDCQAPSEPGIVADPFMGNGTTAIAAEVLGRDWLGIELNAEFAASAEARIASERDRRTHESSAT; the protein is encoded by the coding sequence ATGACACACACCATTCATCATCAATCGCGACGAGAGTTACAGCGCAACGCGATCCGCGTCGGCGACGCCCTCGACCAACTCCGGCAGCTGCCGGACAGCACGATCGACCAGGTTGTCACCAGCCCGCCATACTTCCGGCTGCGCGACTACGCCGCCGATGAGCAGATCGGCTTGGAGCAGCATGTGGACGAATGGGCGGAGCGCCTGGCGGTGGTCAGCGCGGAGGTACACCGGGTGCTGGTGCCGACCGGCACCTACTGGCTGAACCTCGGCGACACCTACTCGCTGCACCCCTCCCAGGGCGCATCGCGCAAGAACCTGCTGATGGCACCAGAACGCCTGGCACTGCGGCTGCAACACGATGGTTGGATCATCCGCAACAAGATCATCTGGGCGAAGACGAACCCGATGCCGATCAGCGTCCGTGACCGGCTCGCCTGCACTTACGAAGTGATCTACGTACTGGCCAAGCAGCACGCGTATTTCTTCGACCTCGACGCCATCCGCCAGCCGCACAAGACCCGCCCCACCACACCGCGCCCGAAGCGGCAAGCCAGAGAAGAAGACTGGCGCGGCCCCAACAGCGATAGCAGCACCGGCCTCGACGGGCTCAAGGCGAGGGGCTTGGCGGGGCATCCGCTCGGCAAAAACCCGGGCGACGTCTGGCAACTCGCCACTGCCAATCACCGCGGCGACCACCACGCCATGTTCCCGCTGACGCTGGCTTCCCGCATGATCGCCGCTGGATGCCCGGAGGCCCGCTGCACCCGATGCCGACTGCCGTGGCGGCGCCGGCTCATCCGCGCTCTGGGAGGCGTCGCCACCCGAACCGCACTCGCACCCACCTGCGATTGTCAGGCCCCGAGCGAACCGGGCATTGTGGCCGATCCGTTCATGGGCAACGGCACCACCGCCATCGCTGCCGAAGTACTCGGGCGCGATTGGCTCGGCATCGAGCTGAACGCTGAGTTTGCGGCCTCGGCCGAAGCCCGCATCGCCAGTGAGCGCGACCGGCGCACGCACGAATCCAGCGCCACATGA
- a CDS encoding antirestriction protein ArdA: MNRNDSQESEATAGSKNSAGANRGSQPKPEPKIYVADLAAYNNGELRGVWLDAARDASAIYDDIHAMLAASPQNVYGGSVAEEFAIHDHEQFGNCRIGEYASIERVSKLARGIALYGYAYAAWADVHEEEPELFDHFPRAYIGQYESLEAYAQYGLDEREAERQLATLLAGSDLADLAGYITIDVPALARDMHDGGDITAHRAPPEHGGGVWLFNERP, from the coding sequence ATGAACAGAAACGATTCACAAGAATCAGAGGCAACAGCGGGCAGCAAAAATTCCGCAGGAGCCAACCGAGGATCGCAACCGAAACCCGAGCCGAAAATATACGTGGCCGATCTCGCCGCGTACAACAATGGCGAGTTACGCGGCGTCTGGCTCGACGCCGCGCGGGATGCCAGCGCCATTTACGACGACATACACGCCATGCTGGCAGCCTCGCCTCAGAATGTTTACGGCGGATCAGTTGCGGAAGAGTTCGCCATCCACGACCATGAGCAGTTCGGCAATTGCCGTATCGGTGAATATGCCAGTATCGAACGAGTCAGCAAGCTGGCTCGTGGCATCGCTCTCTACGGGTACGCCTACGCTGCGTGGGCCGATGTACACGAAGAAGAGCCGGAGCTGTTCGACCATTTTCCGCGCGCCTATATCGGACAGTACGAGTCACTCGAAGCGTACGCCCAATACGGACTTGACGAGCGGGAAGCGGAAAGGCAACTGGCCACGCTACTGGCTGGATCAGACCTGGCTGACCTAGCTGGATACATCACAATCGACGTGCCAGCCCTGGCCCGCGACATGCACGACGGCGGCGACATCACCGCACATCGGGCACCACCTGAACACGGCGGAGGCGTCTGGCTATTCAACGAACGCCCATGA
- a CDS encoding helix-turn-helix domain-containing protein, which produces MNDLPTDDRDPESTPLGELLKKLREERGLTYYALQERTGIERTNIRRIEVGTLSNVKPATLERLADALDVDVEDFYEAHWKTTSQPLPSLPTYFRTKHRYLTEGDIAKIENFVQRTEEERIQTSHEHGNPQ; this is translated from the coding sequence ATGAACGACTTACCCACCGACGATAGAGACCCAGAATCGACACCACTCGGTGAGCTCCTCAAGAAGCTTCGCGAAGAACGCGGCCTGACTTACTATGCCCTTCAAGAGCGGACGGGCATCGAAAGAACGAACATCCGCAGAATCGAAGTGGGCACACTGTCGAATGTCAAGCCAGCCACATTGGAAAGGCTCGCCGACGCGCTCGACGTCGATGTGGAAGATTTCTACGAAGCCCACTGGAAGACGACTTCCCAGCCACTTCCGAGCCTGCCAACCTACTTCCGCACCAAGCACCGCTACCTGACCGAGGGCGACATCGCCAAGATTGAGAACTTTGTCCAACGCACCGAAGAGGAGCGAATCCAGACGAGTCATGAGCACGGCAACCCGCAATAG
- a CDS encoding ImmA/IrrE family metallo-endopeptidase, producing MLPRRAVTYREAITIAEHQANRLTSAWGSHSVREDGIRALTRIDIVRADPSECGDSTHSGASRYTGGRWIVWLDATESEARQRFTLCHELKHILDWPHQSSYRNLTQQEIERVCDHFAGCLLMSKRAIYQLWGDGLRTPEALAAACRVSLAAMKVRLKILRLPINSGRQHAHACRTRPYTRFPAPTPQRAEICA from the coding sequence ATGCTCCCGCGGCGAGCCGTCACCTACCGCGAGGCGATCACCATCGCCGAGCACCAAGCCAACCGCCTCACGTCAGCATGGGGGAGCCACTCCGTCCGGGAAGACGGCATCCGAGCCCTGACCCGGATCGATATCGTTCGGGCCGACCCTTCCGAATGCGGCGACAGCACCCACTCAGGAGCCAGCCGCTATACCGGCGGCCGGTGGATCGTCTGGCTGGACGCCACCGAATCCGAAGCCCGGCAGCGCTTCACCTTGTGCCACGAGCTCAAGCACATCCTCGATTGGCCCCATCAGTCCAGCTACCGCAACCTCACCCAGCAGGAAATCGAGCGGGTCTGCGATCACTTCGCTGGATGCCTGCTGATGAGCAAGCGCGCCATCTACCAGCTTTGGGGTGACGGCCTGCGCACTCCAGAAGCGCTCGCCGCCGCCTGTCGCGTCTCGCTGGCAGCCATGAAGGTACGGCTCAAGATCCTCAGACTGCCGATCAACAGTGGCCGCCAGCATGCCCACGCCTGCCGTACACGCCCGTACACACGCTTCCCCGCCCCCACCCCCCAACGAGCGGAGATCTGCGCATGA
- the glpR gene encoding gephyrin-like molybdotransferase receptor GlpR codes for MPNSILWIGLVVLWVFVLFPMLANRHPRIRRTTDAALATRVLYRGGSKRRRKNGPHDTDPDYRPPRRTRRLPQSDDAEDRMTTSADEPVTDDEHTVTDPRAEEDRPADTELPDTEGETATEYDADDEYDDAADADDRTDEDVDDADDQAPEPAAEAAEYEDEPYEDDGEYQDDDAPEPETDEDAATRVSARIPPAPAKAPARLDDDDLYEDEETGSADEQDTAEPAERTDDDFVPTRRGRGGYDPEADAIARAARYTFRQRAVLGLLLTGLLCGGLGLAVAPALWWGTGLSLVVLIGYLAYLRKQVRMEEEIRRRRSARLDRGRTRTEDEDAEPAAPRRPARAAVGMDRDTARTLRRRSVLLEPDDEAPDFEQLETFDPAAARALRNRTEDMRRAAGE; via the coding sequence ATGCCGAATTCGATCCTGTGGATCGGGCTCGTCGTGCTGTGGGTCTTCGTTCTCTTCCCCATGCTCGCCAACCGCCACCCGCGCATCCGGCGCACCACCGACGCCGCGCTGGCGACCCGCGTGCTGTACCGGGGCGGCTCGAAACGCCGCCGCAAGAACGGCCCGCACGACACCGACCCCGACTACCGGCCACCCCGACGCACGAGAAGGCTTCCCCAGAGCGATGATGCGGAGGATCGGATGACGACTTCGGCCGACGAGCCCGTCACCGACGACGAACACACCGTCACCGATCCCCGCGCCGAGGAGGATCGGCCCGCGGACACAGAGCTGCCCGATACCGAGGGGGAGACCGCCACCGAGTACGACGCGGACGACGAGTACGACGACGCGGCGGACGCCGACGACCGCACCGACGAGGACGTCGACGACGCGGATGACCAGGCCCCGGAGCCCGCCGCCGAGGCCGCCGAGTACGAGGACGAGCCCTACGAGGACGACGGCGAGTACCAGGACGACGACGCCCCCGAACCCGAAACCGACGAGGACGCCGCCACCCGGGTGAGCGCGCGCATCCCGCCCGCTCCCGCCAAGGCCCCCGCGCGCCTCGATGACGACGACCTCTACGAGGACGAGGAGACCGGCTCCGCCGACGAACAGGACACAGCGGAGCCCGCCGAGCGCACCGACGACGACTTCGTGCCCACCCGCCGCGGCCGCGGCGGCTACGACCCGGAAGCCGACGCCATCGCCCGCGCCGCCCGCTACACCTTCCGGCAGCGCGCCGTGCTCGGCCTCCTGCTCACCGGTCTGCTCTGCGGCGGCCTCGGCCTCGCCGTCGCCCCCGCGCTGTGGTGGGGCACCGGCCTGAGCCTCGTCGTGCTCATCGGCTACCTCGCGTACCTGCGCAAGCAGGTGCGGATGGAGGAGGAGATCCGGCGCCGCCGCTCCGCCCGGCTCGACCGCGGCCGCACCCGGACCGAGGACGAAGACGCCGAGCCCGCGGCCCCGCGCCGCCCGGCCCGCGCCGCCGTCGGCATGGACCGGGACACCGCCCGCACCCTGCGCCGCCGCTCCGTCCTGCTCGAACCGGACGACGAAGCCCCCGACTTCGAACAGCTGGAGACCTTCGACCCGGCCGCCGCCCGCGCCCTCCGCAACCGCACCGAGGACATGCGCCGCGCCGCGGGCGAATAG
- a CDS encoding GNAT family N-acetyltransferase produces the protein MSVLRGAQHPGWPAKIGPVMVAAGEVRLRPVRLRDAASWSRIRLRDRDHLEPWEPTGRGTWEARNHASNWPSLWSGLKAEARRGAMVPLAIEVDGDFAGQITVGNIVRGALRSAWIGYWVARDLSGKGVATAALALGLDHCFGPVGLHRVEATVRPENLASQAVLRHAGFREEGLLRRYLDVDGAWRDHLLVGITVEEVTGTVVDRIVREGRATPL, from the coding sequence ATGAGCGTTCTCCGGGGTGCGCAGCATCCGGGATGGCCGGCCAAGATCGGTCCGGTCATGGTCGCCGCCGGTGAGGTGCGGTTGCGGCCGGTGCGGCTGCGGGACGCCGCCTCCTGGAGCCGGATCCGGCTGCGCGACCGCGACCACCTGGAGCCGTGGGAGCCGACCGGCCGCGGCACCTGGGAGGCGCGCAACCACGCCTCGAACTGGCCGTCGCTCTGGTCCGGGTTGAAGGCGGAGGCGCGGCGGGGCGCCATGGTCCCGCTCGCGATCGAGGTGGACGGCGACTTCGCCGGGCAGATCACGGTGGGCAATATCGTGCGCGGGGCGCTGCGCTCGGCCTGGATCGGCTACTGGGTGGCGCGCGACCTGAGCGGGAAGGGCGTGGCCACCGCGGCGCTCGCGCTCGGCCTCGACCACTGCTTCGGGCCGGTGGGGCTGCATCGGGTGGAGGCCACCGTACGGCCGGAGAACCTGGCCAGCCAGGCGGTGCTGCGGCACGCGGGCTTCCGCGAGGAGGGGCTGCTGCGCCGCTACCTCGATGTGGACGGCGCCTGGCGTGATCACCTCCTGGTGGGTATCACGGTCGAAGAGGTCACCGGCACCGTGGTCGACCGGATCGTGCGGGAGGGACGCGCGACACCGCTCTGA
- the glp gene encoding gephyrin-like molybdotransferase Glp, whose protein sequence is MRSVEDQQIKVTAAAVAPRPVRVAISEAQGLLCAEDVVTERPLPGFDQAAIDGYAVRSVDVSAAGSDIRDETGELVDLTLPVVGEVVAGSRQPIRLQPRQSVRVDTGAPLPTLADAVLPLDFTDGGRARIKVYEPVRSGDYVRRIGDDVQPGDVAVRAGTIIGPAQVGLLAAVGQDKVLVHPRPRLSVISIGGELIDIDRTPGPGQVYDVNSYALAAAARDAGADVNRVGIVSSDPRRLRDVVEGQLMRSEVVVIAGAVGGWASDQVREALDGLGELEIARVAMHPGSVQGFGRLGRDEVPTFLLPANPVSALVVFEVMVRPLIRIALGRRHPMRRVIRARTIMPVSSMTGRKGYLRAQLMRDETTGDYLVQPLGNGTNGSSHLLATLAEANSLIVVEPDDTEIRTGDEVRVAFLSQRG, encoded by the coding sequence ATGCGCTCGGTTGAGGATCAGCAGATCAAGGTGACCGCGGCCGCGGTCGCGCCGAGGCCGGTCCGGGTCGCGATCTCGGAGGCCCAGGGTCTGCTGTGTGCCGAGGACGTCGTCACCGAACGGCCGCTGCCCGGCTTCGACCAGGCCGCCATCGACGGGTACGCGGTGCGCAGCGTCGACGTCTCGGCGGCCGGCTCCGACATCAGGGACGAAACCGGCGAGCTGGTCGACCTCACCCTCCCGGTGGTCGGCGAGGTGGTGGCCGGTTCCCGGCAGCCGATCCGGCTGCAGCCGAGGCAGAGCGTCCGGGTGGACACCGGGGCGCCGCTGCCGACGCTCGCGGACGCCGTGCTCCCGCTCGACTTCACCGACGGCGGCCGCGCCCGGATCAAGGTCTACGAGCCGGTGCGCTCCGGCGACTACGTGCGCCGCATCGGCGACGACGTGCAGCCCGGCGACGTCGCGGTGCGCGCGGGGACGATCATCGGCCCCGCGCAGGTGGGGCTGCTCGCCGCGGTCGGGCAGGACAAGGTGCTCGTCCATCCGCGGCCGCGGCTCTCGGTGATCTCCATCGGCGGCGAGCTCATCGACATCGATCGCACGCCGGGGCCGGGGCAGGTCTACGACGTGAACTCCTACGCGCTGGCCGCCGCCGCGCGCGACGCGGGCGCCGATGTGAACCGGGTCGGCATCGTCAGCTCCGACCCGCGCAGGCTGCGCGACGTGGTCGAGGGGCAGCTGATGCGCTCCGAGGTGGTGGTGATCGCGGGCGCCGTCGGCGGCTGGGCCTCCGATCAGGTGCGCGAGGCGCTGGACGGGCTCGGCGAGCTGGAGATCGCCAGGGTGGCCATGCATCCCGGCTCGGTGCAGGGCTTCGGCAGGCTGGGCCGGGACGAGGTGCCGACCTTCCTGCTGCCCGCCAACCCGGTGAGCGCGCTGGTCGTCTTCGAGGTGATGGTGCGCCCGCTGATCCGGATCGCGCTCGGTCGCAGGCATCCCATGCGGCGGGTCATCCGGGCGCGGACGATCATGCCGGTCAGCTCCATGACCGGGCGGAAGGGGTACCTGCGCGCGCAGCTCATGCGCGACGAGACCACCGGCGATTACTTGGTGCAGCCGCTCGGCAACGGCACCAACGGCTCGTCGCACCTGCTCGCCACGCTCGCGGAGGCGAACAGCCTGATCGTCGTCGAGCCGGACGACACCGAGATCCGCACCGGTGACGAGGTGCGCGTCGCGTTCCTCTCCCAGCGCGGCTGA
- a CDS encoding UTP--glucose-1-phosphate uridylyltransferase: MTAKAGRSGNGGVSVFRTAVVPAAGLGTRFLPVTKTVPKELLPVVDTPGIELVATEAADSGAERLVIVTSPGKDGVVAHFVEDLVLEGTLAARGKMEALEKVRRAPGLLDVTSVIQEEPLGLGHAVAQAEAVLDDDEDAIAVLLPDDLVLPSGVLDVMSRVRRKRGGSVLCAIDVPKEQVSAYGVFDVEVVPDAVNPNVLRVNGMVEKPALADAPSTYAAAGRYLLDRAIFDALRRIEPGAGGELQLTDAIALLIAEGHPVHVVVHRGSRHDLGNPGGYLRAAVDFALEREEYGPALREWLQHRLGPDWDPQLTTYD, from the coding sequence ATGACAGCTAAGGCCGGACGGTCGGGGAATGGCGGGGTATCGGTTTTCCGCACGGCTGTGGTGCCTGCGGCCGGGCTGGGGACACGCTTCCTGCCCGTGACGAAGACGGTGCCGAAAGAATTGCTGCCGGTGGTCGACACACCGGGGATCGAACTGGTCGCCACGGAGGCCGCGGACTCGGGGGCCGAGCGGCTGGTGATCGTCACCTCACCGGGCAAGGACGGCGTCGTCGCGCACTTCGTCGAGGACCTGGTGCTGGAGGGCACGCTCGCCGCGCGCGGCAAGATGGAGGCGCTGGAGAAGGTGCGCCGGGCGCCGGGGCTGCTCGACGTGACCTCGGTGATCCAGGAGGAGCCGCTCGGCCTCGGCCACGCGGTCGCCCAGGCGGAGGCGGTGCTCGACGACGACGAGGACGCCATCGCCGTGCTGCTCCCGGACGACCTGGTGCTTCCGTCCGGTGTGCTCGACGTGATGAGCCGGGTGCGGCGCAAGCGCGGCGGCTCCGTGCTGTGCGCCATCGACGTGCCGAAGGAGCAGGTCAGTGCCTACGGCGTCTTCGACGTCGAGGTGGTGCCGGACGCGGTCAACCCGAACGTGCTCCGGGTCAACGGGATGGTGGAGAAGCCCGCGCTGGCCGACGCGCCATCCACCTACGCCGCCGCCGGGCGGTACCTGCTGGATCGGGCGATCTTCGACGCGCTGCGCCGGATCGAGCCGGGCGCGGGCGGCGAACTCCAGCTCACCGATGCCATCGCGCTGCTGATCGCGGAGGGACATCCGGTTCATGTCGTCGTACACCGTGGGTCGCGCCACGATTTGGGCAACCCGGGCGGTTATCTTCGAGCAGCGGTCGATTTCGCCCTGGAACGGGAGGAGTACGGCCCGGCCCTTCGGGAGTGGCTGCAGCACCGGCTCGGTCCGGACTGGGATCCCCAGCTGACGACCTACGACTGA
- a CDS encoding 5-formyltetrahydrofolate cyclo-ligase, giving the protein MEMPGERGKHAWRADILAGRNRLSTANHDAEALALAETITTVLSVPVGPGPATVAAYVPVRGEPGDLRMLDALTGAGATVLLPVTGEPGPLSWAVYTGAEHLVRRRFGLREPGGPVLPPAALAAADVILVPALAVDRRGVRLGRGAGYYDRSLDLAAPTARLIAVVRDAELVPALPEEPHDRRMGWALTPNAGLTPLGAAGGPS; this is encoded by the coding sequence ATGGAGATGCCCGGTGAGCGTGGAAAACATGCATGGCGCGCTGACATCCTGGCCGGCCGGAACCGGCTCTCCACCGCCAACCACGATGCCGAGGCGCTGGCGCTCGCCGAGACGATAACCACAGTTCTGTCCGTGCCGGTCGGTCCCGGCCCCGCCACGGTGGCCGCCTACGTCCCGGTAAGGGGCGAGCCGGGCGACCTCCGCATGCTCGACGCGCTGACCGGGGCCGGTGCGACCGTGCTGCTGCCCGTCACCGGCGAGCCGGGGCCGCTGAGCTGGGCCGTCTATACCGGTGCCGAGCACCTGGTACGCCGCCGCTTCGGACTCCGCGAGCCGGGCGGGCCGGTGCTGCCGCCTGCGGCGCTGGCCGCGGCCGATGTGATCCTCGTCCCCGCCCTCGCCGTCGACCGCCGCGGCGTCCGGCTCGGCCGCGGCGCGGGCTACTACGACCGCTCCCTCGATCTGGCGGCGCCAACGGCCCGGCTCATCGCGGTGGTCCGGGATGCGGAACTCGTGCCCGCACTGCCCGAGGAGCCGCACGACCGCCGGATGGGATGGGCCTTGACACCGAACGCCGGTCTCACACCGCTCGGCGCCGCCGGGGGCCCTTCCTGA